The Plasmodium chabaudi chabaudi strain AS genome assembly, chromosome: 14 genome contains the following window.
GtatcaaaattatacaacTTCTCAAGACCACTGTCAGAATATTACGGTGTACTAATTagatatacatattacATTACCATACATGAATTTCATTAATTTAGTTTATATGTCTTTTACAACGATTAAAAAGCtagaacaaaaaatatgcctttttatgattatattattaaattgtttatgAACTAATTACATAACACCGTATTTTTGTATTGAATATAtgaatgataaaataaaaatatatattgctatatttatacatatgaataattattaaattgataatatatgtatatatttcataattttttattttatcgatatttaatacataagacattatatatgtttatgttTGATGCCTGTCTTTTTTCACCTATATCTATattgtattaaaaatatgtgtatattttaatacttataaatatatgtcaAGTAATAATTTCccttaaatttttttttaaattaatgtaatttattttttatttaatgattAATACTGTTGTATACCTGTCAAAATGTAaacatacatattatatatgtcttataataaatattataaagacattataaatatatacaagcATGTCAATGTGTATTTCCTACTCTTTTTAATCAAAATGGTAAAttaatcataaaaattaatgtataattacatttttttcttaaaaaatttagaacaactttatatacatttgtcaaacaaaatattgtaGCAAATTTGTCTATGGGTATagtgcatattttttttgtattatatgcatttttatgtaGAATTacgttatttatttatgtatttagTTGTTCATCGATTTTatgaacatatatttatagctATCTGTATATAGCATTTTGCATTATTGTATACCACCAAATTAGacataatacatttttctatttattagcataaaataattttataaatttaatgatatattactAATACAAGGAAGAATActccatatttatttcgaGTCCGgaattattcaaaaaatataataatataattttaatgattAATTAACCTCGTTATTGCTTGTATACATATACGCATTTACTATTAATGGCAttactatttatttcattcctaatttattcataatttattcctatttataatatttgaattataattatatagacATATTTATCACAACacattcatatataatacatgtGTGTTTTACTTAAGTAATTTCATTTGACACTTACTgattgatattttttcttattatatatataacccCCTTTGTTGTTACGTAACATTTTCTTGAACATTTTAGAGAAATGAACGATGAAATGTGTGCAAAAGGAAATTTGCATGTTGGAAAATTACGAAACATAAAGGGCGAATAtggaaatgaaaataatggatataattcatatgaTCCATTAGATGGAAACCCTCAAACGAgagaaaatgatgatgcAGAAACAAATGATTCTATATCTAGACAATCCGTAAATGATTATGATTGCATAGACAATCCAAATGacgatatatatataaaacaaggAAGTATTAGAGGAAGAGAAAATGcatcaaaaaatgatgaagaaaacTTTAGTTCAGctattaataattcaaaaattaaagtatttaatatgaattataaaaataactatAATAAGCAATATGATGAATCATATATTGCatgtaataatacaaagaataaaatgtttgatgatgatgaatatgatgataatgataatattgatgatagtaggaaaataaatacaaaaagaGGTAGCATAAATcaagaaaattatgaagGGATAAATATGAGAAgtggaaataaaattcgAATCATTAATAGGGAAGAAaacaatgaaaataataaaaactaCTATGATGAATATTCAGAACAATATGACAATGATATTGGTTATGAAATGAacccaaaaaataattcggcaaaaaataatatttcacaATATAGAAATAGTATAGACTCACCAAGAACtggaagaaataaaaaaaaaaaaactaatgataatgtatattattacgATGATGTAAATACAGATatgtttaatataaaaaaaaatacaaacattgataaattaacaaaaaaacaattaatagcatatataaaaaataattcccGAGACGACGGTGATGAAAttagtaataatatgatgcaatatgatgaaaaaaataaaaattatattgaaGCATTACGAGAAAATTGTGCAAACGATGAACATAATTATCCGgatgatttatatttgtctAATCAAAATTATTCTTATAAAACTGGTGGAAATAATAGAATTAATGGAAAAGCTATAAATGTACGAgaacgaaaaaaaagaaatcgAGCTTCTACATTTTCTCctacaaataataacaatgaaTATAATGGACCTGATAGAGTAGATGAAGATGGTCAATATCAAAACGATAACATCCCTAGTGATAATGATGAAGATATGCAcactaatatatatgatagtaataaatttgtaaaaatgcataataatataaaacgaGGGGAAgaattaaatgatatagaCAATATACATACAGGTAAAGTAAAAAGCgaaattatgaataaagATTTAAAAGGATATGAATCTGGTGATATTtgtaatagtaataatacaaaatttcatgaattaataaaaaatgataaaaaaagaaaagaatatatgtctgaaataaaaaataaagataatgttttaaatagcaataatgaaaattattttaaattacatTCAAATTTACCAAGTAATTTATTAAGTACTAGTACAAGTAGTAGCTATAGTAATGATAATGTAAAAACCAATACTCAAAATTATAgtataaatgaattatcTTCAAATGCATTtactaataaatattatggtGATGAAACATTGCCAAGTAATTTGAATATGAATGATGAATTGGGTAAAACACACACAAGTTTTAATTCTACTccatttgataaaaaaaaaagaggtAAAAGCGAAGGCAAAAAATTTGCaataaattcatataatagcACATTTGATGCAAATTCAAATACTATTAGCtatatgaatatgaaagaaatgaataacgatttaataaatgtaaaaagATTAAAACACATGGGCAAAGAAAATAGAGTAAATATGGATGATACGCTAGACACTAGTATCATGTTTGACGACGACTATCCAACCAatgaaatagaaaataaaaaaaatataaatctcAATAGTAGTTCCAACATGATTAGGAGTAATActcaaaattttaattccaatttaaatggaaaaaataaaattcatgatgatgatgataatGATATGATATCTCATGATGAAggtaaatataatagacGAATAAGTAAAACAGgaaataattcatatattttaagaaaAGATAGTGCTTGTGATAGtaagaataataatgtattatGGCGAAGTGCTGATGACCCATGTGCAGAAATGGAATATAacgaaaaaataagcaaTACTTCCgcacataaatataaaggtggaaataataaagatgatGATGAACAATTCGAACGaactatattatttaaaagtaaAAGTTATAGTGAAAAAGACAAACTtgcaaatatttatttaaataaaaaatcatcTGTTTTCTCTGAATTTAATGATGATGAATATGAACaagaaaatacaaaaaagaaacataaattacaaaaccaaaattatattcataataatgatagtaaatttttattaaatagaaCAAAAAGTCTAAGTATAAATCTAAATAGAtcagaaaatgatgaagaagaaTATGATAGTAAACAAAATGGAGACGATAATCATATTAATTCATATTCTAGTAGAGAAAATAATAGAGATGATGGCATGATTAATGTTACTGAAGAACATATGTTAAATTCAAACCCTCTTGCATCTGAACCCCCATTAAATGAAATGCATAATTTACCAAAAGTAGGaagtagaaaaaaatatggttTAATTACTAAGGTTGAAAAAGAATGTAATGAAAACGATGATCAAGAGATTGGAATGTCAAATGATTTGTCAAACAAAATTCATGGAAATCTTATCAACGACCTAAATGACGAGGTGCATAATGATACAAATAACGACCCAATggatgataatataaatgaagtACATAATGTCATGGGTAGTAATAAATCAAGTATTAGTATTTCTAATGAAAGATCTAGCAATATTATTTCAAGTTCCAAACCCCCAATTGATATAAATGTGTGCACATTGGCTAATTGCCCAACACATAACCCTCAAGGTTATACTAAAACTTTATCAAGAAAAGGAGATGCACAAGGGGATGTACAGGAAGAAAGTGAAGAATTGAAAAGAATACCAGGAGtatattatgataaaaattcacAAAGATGGTTTGGTGagcataaaataaatggtgTTAAGTGTGCTCAAAGTTTTGCTGTGAAAAAACATGGATGTGAAGAAGCAAAAAGATTAGCTATTGAATGGAAAAAGGCTAGGATTAGAGGAGAAGCATGGGATAGgtttgtaaataaaaagaaaaagagcaataataatactagCTGCATAAACAAAGCAGCAAAAACTAATAGAGAATCAGTAGAAGAattaagaataaaatatttatctatGAGTAAAAATATGCCAAAGGTTAGAGGAGTATGGTTTAATTCAACACCACAAAGAATGGGATGGGTTGGACaagcatataaaaaatgtaaaagaATTGAAAGAATTTTTTcagttaataaatatggatTTGAAGGTGCACGAAAACTAGCTATAGCATTTAGAAATTCACAAAAACCATCTAATGAAGATAGTGATGAAGATAGTTCATCAAAAGATGATAAGGGAATGCctaaaaatgaagataacatgaataattatgattacaaaaataattattccaatgatataaatgatatgaatcatgataataatactcATGGTAATAACATGGCTGCTATGTCTACTGCTGATACAACTTCAAGtaatcataataaaaatgaagatgactatgatgatgataatatgaATTGCAATGgggataatataaaaaattctggaaaaaaagacacaagaataaatttatgtagAGAtgctatattatttattttacacgATTTAGAAACCATATTAGAATTAAACACGCCtatgttaaataaaaatgtgaatatatataaagcaTGCATAAAGCaccatttaaattatttaacatTAATAAAACATGAAGAACAAATTATTCCATATTTAAACGTTTTTGGggattatatacaaaaatgtattttacCAACTGATTTACCATATGCTGAACTTTATGTTCTCATTGATTCATTAATTCATAGTGATATATTACCTTCATTTGAtcataaagaaaatttttCCGAATATTCAGTTGCCGAAGATCCGGGAATCATAACTCCATCAATGTTGTTATGAAGCACATATGTGTATAGGGCGTATACACGTGATCCGTTTTgtctatacatatatagcATATGACATTTTTTACAAGTAAAAATCGATGTTTTGTTACAAAAGGTATATATCCATTAATCTAATTGTGagcaaaatataattgagCCATGATTATTGCCTCATTATTTTTGAgctcatatatttattacaatttACATAGGAGAATTAGgcatttttgtatatttctAATTTCAGTATTTTGTCGattattacaaatattatacatagTGACACAGATTTCAGGCATCAgactaaatatatatacatgcaaatttgcatatatatgtgtttgaagataaatataaataaaatggaagGAATAAAATCAAACGCATTGTGTGTGCAAAATGCAAAAGCTATAACCAATTTATGATTATGCTTtggatatattatttcttagcaataataaatatttttattaatttttattgttttgatattatttttatattgttttacagtttttaattattattccaattttttattttaaatttaattagcATATATCACAAATTCTATGGAATGAAAAGCCAATATTACagtatgcattttttttcgaacTGATGTTCTCAAAGGAATGAAGAATCCTATTATGAAAGCGTATATGCTATGAATTTATtcgttttatttcatttattttgcaTTAATAATACCTGAACAAATTTCACATTGtccatttattttgtcaACTAACaaattgatatatttatacttgCGTATATCacactttatttttttaaacatattattaatgcTAGTTTATTTCACAATGactttatattatttttatgttaatCCCGAAATTGTGAAGGATACCTGTGCTGTATATATACGCCGTGAGgtatcatcattatttttttataacacccattttttttattattttttttgaaaaaaaaatgaaacagTATAATAACATAATGCTAGTCTGTTAATAGCtgtcaattttttattaatatttcgAGAATTGCAAAAGCAGTTATTCATCAGGTTACTCAACAATGAGTCCTATAACATGAAAACGAATGCATATGATTATTGCTAattgatattattttatggtAATCCAAATATTTTcgaaaaaatgtaaactattaaaaaaaattaaaccttaaatattttattacttaAAATGATCAACATTACTTGCATGTAAATTGTAAACTAAATATTTGTAGCTTctattaattataagaTTTATGTATGCAACATATGTATTAAgggaattattatataagcaTATGCAACATATATCAATTGAAGGCGAACAAATTATATCGtgcttttattatttttttttctaaaatatatttaaacgcttcttaatttaaatattttttcccgtatatttttttcgcaATATAGATTAAGAAAATTCCTAAaacattaatattataaaaaatgcgttgaattattatattttgtttatttttatttattataaactgtagattgttatatattaaaaaaatatatatatttaattatttacaaatattataatttttataagatgaaaatataataataaaaatgttgcAGAAACAGTAATAACATTTTAGGCGTTGGTATATAAAGATGCATGAAAATGATCAAGGCAAGAATATATGATGATACCCAATAATAGtagaaaaaacaattatatgcaagacaataattatacatatatataatacaaagATATAAGGtatgtaaattttatatccaTACTATATTTTGAGAGAATATCtattgataataaatttggGGAAAATGGAAGAAacgaattatttaaaaatccCTAAAAGGGAAGATATAAAACCAGTTTTACAGAgaaaagatataaatttagaaGATGAAAAAACAGAATTCCTTTGTTTCATATGTTTGGAAAAGAATTTAAAAGACTTTGTTTTATATCCATGCTGCTCTTTATGTTCAGCAgttgttcataaaaaatgctgGTACAAGTTGAGGAAAACACAAAAATTAAGTTCTCTTAgatcaaaattattaggattaaataaattagatCCAATATTATGCTCAATATGCAAAACAGGTGTAGCAAAAatagaagaagaagaaggTGATGATTTTAAATGGGCACAAGATtgtaatagtaataaagaGTATTTACAAGATGAGCTATTGAGAACTATATATtctgttttaaataatggaGTAGATAATCATAACAATAATTCTGTTTTACATTCcagatatatatttgtttttaatttagttttcttaattattttgataactTTAATAGTAttgcttattttatttttcaaggTCCCAATACCATATGCATTTCTAATAGGCTTACTTGTATTATATGAAGTTATTGTTATACAAATagtgatatatttttatattaaaattaaatataattaaaaaaaaatatgaagaatTTTTGGTACAACTGCCTTTATAGAATTCCCTATAGAAATGacaagaaatatatatattaattcattatttgcatggatgtattaatttatatttgtattgtATAAATGTTCCATGCAgcatatcatatttttatatttatgtgcAAGTAAGCATATACAATGTGTATACGTAATATGCCTATTTATTATACCTTtcccatttttatcatatttctATAGCATTCTCAcattattaacaatttaTTACTAATGAACTTAACCATttccgttttttttttcacttttgatgctatatatttgttttttcggGTTTTATATCCAtgtcttttatatttatttttttcattttttgttttttatttgattttattacaatttttttggttttaaaactataataataccactgataattaatatttgtaaattacTTCAAAAATtcctttaaattttatagaagttatttaattatttaagtagcttaaaaatagtataattATTGCAATACACATTTATGAGctaattatgataaaaaataaaatcattaGGTCtctataattattattctaatgtttagaagaaaataatgacaaaaaaacgaaaacaaaaatgtaagactaaaaaaatacagaaacatataaataaatctgTTGCCATAATggacatatatttttattatttaggATGCACATAATAGacttttatattcatgcaaataatcattataatttttagtaaattatttgatgtaattaaaaaaggatCATATTTGTATGTGCAACATTACCAAATCATTATACTGCTAAAATGGTATATATTTCTGGTTCTTAttcttgttttatttatgcttagattacatttttaatcatTTTAAGTTAATCCATTGTTCAGCCAAATTGTGATAAAAACTGTCTTGCCCCATTATTGGGGATGTATTAAACATATAGTCATCTATTTGATTAAAGATTTCCATGACTTTATTTgggtttatattattattactattgaAATTTCCTGTTCTTAAATATTGTGGCATATTAatactatatttttcatgtttattgttattttttaaatatttaattcgatttattaaaaaaagtaactCTTCAAATTGTTGTTTTTGGACATTTAAAACGtaagatattttttttttactcgcttccatcatttttatttcattatttatttcatttaaaaaatgattattttcattttcaattaattctatatttttccaatCCTTTGGTTCGAAATTATAATGTATGTTAAATGATGGGTAAGAAGAATCCACACTTATAGTATCCTCCATTGAGGCAGCTGAAggaaaattttcatttcccTTTTTGAAAGGAGGCATACAATATATGGAtatgacaaaaataaaattaacacaaaaatataataggaTATTCATtgttgaattttttttttaaagaaaacagaaagaaataattttttgaaaaatatataaactttatgtctttattatataatttacgAATAGAAACATATCAAACACATTTgccattatatatatggataGAGAATATTTCAAAAGGAGGTATGGTTTGGATCATTGAGAATCACAAGTATaattcttaaaaaaatgcaaatttTCTATTTAGTTACAATTGACCGTGGCtactttatatatagttaCTGTGTATATACACAAGACATAAGTTAATAAATACCTTTATAAACAACTTTTTAGGAACATTTAaagattatatataagaatTGTTAAAGATGTTTCTTCATCTTTtgcaatatttattttcacaaaaagagaaaaataatagtttaatattat
Protein-coding sequences here:
- a CDS encoding AP2 domain transcription factor, putative, with the translated sequence MNDEMCAKGNLHVGKLRNIKGEYGNENNGYNSYDPLDGNPQTRENDDAETNDSISRQSVNDYDCIDNPNDDIYIKQGSIRGRENASKNDEENFSSAINNSKIKVFNMNYKNNYNKQYDESYIACNNTKNKMFDDDEYDDNDNIDDSRKINTKRGSINQENYEGINMRSGNKIRIINREENNENNKNYYDEYSEQYDNDIGYEMNPKNNSAKNNISQYRNSIDSPRTGRNKKKKTNDNVYYYDDVNTDMFNIKKNTNIDKLTKKQLIAYIKNNSRDDGDEISNNMMQYDEKNKNYIEALRENCANDEHNYPDDLYLSNQNYSYKTGGNNRINGKAINVRERKKRNRASTFSPTNNNNEYNGPDRVDEDGQYQNDNIPSDNDEDMHTNIYDSNKFVKMHNNIKRGEELNDIDNIHTGKVKSEIMNKDLKGYESGDICNSNNTKFHELIKNDKKRKEYMSEIKNKDNVLNSNNENYFKLHSNLPSNLLSTSTSSSYSNDNVKTNTQNYSINELSSNAFTNKYYGDETLPSNLNMNDELGKTHTSFNSTPFDKKKRGKSEGKKFAINSYNSTFDANSNTISYMNMKEMNNDLINVKRLKHMGKENRVNMDDTLDTSIMFDDDYPTNEIENKKNINLNSSSNMIRSNTQNFNSNLNGKNKIHDDDDNDMISHDEGKYNRRISKTGNNSYILRKDSACDSKNNNVLWRSADDPCAEMEYNEKISNTSAHKYKGGNNKDDDEQFERTILFKSKSYSEKDKLANIYLNKKSSVFSEFNDDEYEQENTKKKHKLQNQNYIHNNDSKFLLNRTKSLSINLNRSENDEEEYDSKQNGDDNHINSYSSRENNRDDGMINVTEEHMLNSNPLASEPPLNEMHNLPKVGSRKKYGLITKVEKECNENDDQEIGMSNDLSNKIHGNLINDLNDEVHNDTNNDPMDDNINEVHNVMGSNKSSISISNERSSNIISSSKPPIDINVCTLANCPTHNPQGYTKTLSRKGDAQGDVQEESEELKRIPGVYYDKNSQRWFGEHKINGVKCAQSFAVKKHGCEEAKRLAIEWKKARIRGEAWDRFVNKKKKSNNNTSCINKAAKTNRESVEELRIKYLSMSKNMPKVRGVWFNSTPQRMGWVGQAYKKCKRIERIFSVNKYGFEGARKLAIAFRNSQKPSNEDSDEDSSSKDDKGMPKNEDNMNNYDYKNNYSNDINDMNHDNNTHGNNMAAMSTADTTSSNHNKNEDDYDDDNMNCNGDNIKNSGKKDTRINLCRDAILFILHDLETILELNTPMLNKNVNIYKACIKHHLNYLTLIKHEEQIIPYLNVFGDYIQKCILPTDLPYAELYVLIDSLIHSDILPSFDHKENFSEYSVAEDPGIITPSMLL